The proteins below come from a single Nocardioides eburneiflavus genomic window:
- a CDS encoding DUF5667 domain-containing protein — protein MTPAFSARRRADEFEALLSRGPDTPLTERDAERFAALLDVVADLRSVPRPAPRPEFVSSLRESLMAEADTVLVRQPAAPRRLAMPTGSRTRQRRIGALLGGAALVGSAATMAVAAQTALPGESLYGVKRGIESAQVRLATDDAARGRVMLAQAGTRLTELEELAAGDAGDQLVAGTLDTFTRQSSDGVRTLLTSYEATGSDRDAQDARDFTASSMDRLEALEDQLPESARDELVAAGRTLTDLDLEISNACPACTGGITTTPDFLLASTPTDLLAGLDADAVTLEAAPISGQDLTGITVPEELDPQQPVPTAGLPSTPASTPTLPVPTSTQPTKTDPTKPIDEATGTVTETTGEVVDELDDATGGALGGLTTGIDDATGGLIGEVTGTLGDATGGTLDDATGNLLP, from the coding sequence ATGACACCCGCCTTCTCGGCACGCCGACGTGCCGACGAGTTCGAGGCACTTCTCTCCCGAGGCCCGGACACCCCGCTCACCGAGCGTGACGCGGAGCGGTTCGCAGCACTTCTCGACGTCGTCGCGGACCTGCGGTCCGTCCCCCGGCCGGCCCCGCGCCCCGAGTTCGTGTCATCCCTGCGCGAGAGCCTGATGGCCGAGGCCGACACCGTGCTGGTCCGCCAGCCCGCCGCGCCGCGCCGGCTGGCGATGCCCACCGGCTCCCGGACGCGCCAGCGCCGCATCGGCGCCCTGCTCGGCGGTGCCGCGCTCGTGGGCTCCGCGGCGACCATGGCGGTCGCCGCCCAGACCGCACTGCCGGGCGAGTCACTGTACGGCGTGAAGCGAGGCATCGAGTCCGCGCAGGTGCGCCTCGCGACCGACGACGCCGCGCGCGGCCGCGTGATGCTGGCGCAGGCCGGCACCCGCCTGACCGAGCTCGAGGAGCTCGCCGCAGGCGACGCCGGGGACCAGCTCGTGGCCGGCACGCTCGACACCTTCACCCGCCAGTCCAGTGACGGCGTACGCACCCTGCTGACCTCCTACGAGGCCACCGGGAGCGACCGCGACGCCCAGGACGCCCGCGACTTCACCGCCTCCAGCATGGACCGCCTCGAGGCGCTCGAGGACCAGCTCCCCGAGAGCGCGCGCGACGAGCTGGTCGCCGCCGGCCGTACGCTCACCGACCTCGACCTCGAGATCAGCAACGCCTGCCCGGCGTGCACCGGCGGCATCACCACGACGCCGGACTTCCTGCTGGCCAGCACGCCGACGGATCTCCTCGCGGGACTCGACGCGGACGCCGTGACGCTCGAGGCGGCCCCGATCTCGGGGCAGGACCTCACCGGCATCACCGTGCCGGAGGAGCTCGACCCACAGCAGCCCGTGCCGACGGCGGGCCTGCCGTCGACCCCCGCGTCGACGCCGACGCTCCCCGTCCCGACGTCGACCCAGCCCACCAAGACCGACCCGACCAAGCCGATCGACGAGGCCACCGGGACCGTCACCGAGACCACCGGCGAGGTCGTCGACGAGCTCGACGACGCGACCGGCGGCGCGCTCGGCGGACTGACGACCGGCATCGACGACGCGACCGGCGGCCTCATCGGCGAGGTGACCGGGACGCTCGGCGACGCCACCGGCGGCACCCTGGACGACGCGACGGGCAACCTGCTGCCCTGA
- a CDS encoding glutaredoxin family protein, with amino-acid sequence MTTARVTLYSRPGCHLCDDARAVIAAVCDELGEAYEEVDITTDDDLEDRYRDEIPVTLVDGRQHDFWRVDAARLRAALAR; translated from the coding sequence GTGACCACCGCACGCGTCACCCTCTACTCCCGGCCGGGCTGCCACCTCTGCGACGACGCCCGGGCCGTGATCGCGGCCGTGTGCGACGAGCTCGGGGAGGCGTACGAGGAGGTCGACATCACCACCGACGACGACCTCGAGGACCGCTACCGCGACGAGATCCCGGTGACCCTGGTCGACGGCCGCCAGCACGACTTCTGGCGCGTCGACGCAGCACGGCTGCGGGCCGCGCTCGCCCGTTGA
- a CDS encoding class I adenylate-forming enzyme family protein, with protein MPRNDISALVAEAAADVPDRQALVESGGRSLTWTQLEDEVARLATGLGAHGVRAGQRLMIVVGNRIEFVTTYLAVLRAQVVAVPVNPRSTAGELARMIADSGTRLVVVDETALDVVRRALAELGPGVAAPTVVVTGTSPAEGEVALADLRADVVRPVPPLPDPEKLAALLYTSGTSGLPRAAMLSHRALLANLEQVAAVEPPMMHGDDVVLGVLPLFHVYGLNAVLGGVLRHRARLLLVEHYDPQAVLDLIDDEACSVVPIAPPVFAHWLPDEHLRERLGPVRLVLSGSAPLEAEVIEKFTAITGIPVHQGYGLTEAAPVVTSTLCSKKPQAGSVGAALPGIELRLVDETWGQVEGEDPGQIQVRGDNLFSGYWPDGADGPGADGWYATGDVGFLDAEGDLFLVDRVKELVIVSGFNVYPTEVEDVIREVEGVADAAVIGVPDEETGEAVVAYVVPSRPMTHLEEAVRAHAIVRLARFKLPSRIEVVDELPLTATGKVQKGRLRGLERRRVQGLLE; from the coding sequence ATGCCGCGCAACGACATCTCTGCGTTGGTGGCCGAGGCCGCCGCGGACGTCCCCGACCGGCAGGCCCTCGTCGAGAGCGGCGGACGCTCGCTCACGTGGACGCAGCTCGAGGACGAGGTCGCCCGCCTCGCGACCGGTCTGGGTGCCCACGGCGTACGCGCCGGGCAGCGGTTGATGATCGTCGTCGGCAACCGGATCGAGTTCGTCACGACCTACCTCGCAGTCCTCCGTGCCCAGGTCGTCGCGGTGCCGGTCAACCCCAGGTCGACGGCCGGCGAGCTCGCGCGGATGATCGCCGACTCCGGCACCCGCCTCGTGGTCGTCGACGAGACGGCGCTCGACGTCGTACGCCGCGCGCTCGCCGAGCTGGGACCGGGCGTCGCCGCGCCGACGGTCGTCGTCACCGGCACGTCGCCCGCTGAGGGCGAGGTCGCCCTTGCCGACCTGCGAGCCGACGTCGTACGCCCCGTGCCCCCGCTGCCGGACCCCGAGAAGCTCGCCGCCCTGCTCTACACCAGCGGCACCTCCGGGCTGCCGCGCGCGGCGATGCTCAGCCACCGGGCGCTGCTGGCCAACCTCGAGCAGGTGGCCGCGGTCGAGCCACCGATGATGCACGGCGACGACGTCGTGCTGGGCGTGCTGCCGCTGTTCCACGTCTACGGCCTCAACGCCGTCCTGGGCGGCGTGCTGCGCCACCGCGCGCGGCTGCTGCTCGTGGAGCACTACGACCCGCAGGCGGTCCTCGACCTGATCGACGACGAGGCGTGCAGCGTGGTGCCGATCGCCCCACCCGTCTTCGCCCACTGGCTGCCCGACGAGCACCTGCGCGAGCGCCTCGGCCCGGTCCGGCTGGTGCTCTCGGGCTCGGCTCCGCTCGAGGCCGAGGTGATCGAGAAGTTCACCGCCATCACCGGCATCCCCGTGCACCAGGGCTACGGCCTCACCGAGGCGGCCCCGGTCGTGACGAGCACGCTGTGCAGCAAGAAGCCACAGGCGGGCTCGGTCGGAGCTGCCCTGCCCGGGATCGAGCTGCGCCTGGTCGACGAGACGTGGGGGCAGGTCGAGGGCGAGGACCCCGGCCAGATCCAGGTCCGCGGCGACAACCTGTTCAGCGGCTACTGGCCCGACGGGGCCGACGGCCCGGGCGCCGACGGCTGGTACGCCACTGGTGACGTCGGATTCCTCGACGCCGAGGGCGACCTCTTCCTCGTCGACCGGGTCAAGGAGCTGGTGATCGTCAGCGGGTTCAACGTCTACCCGACCGAGGTCGAGGACGTGATCCGCGAGGTCGAGGGCGTGGCCGACGCCGCGGTGATCGGCGTCCCCGACGAGGAGACGGGGGAGGCCGTGGTGGCGTACGTCGTCCCGTCCCGCCCGATGACCCACCTCGAGGAGGCGGTCCGGGCCCACGCGATCGTGCGGCTCGCGCGGTTCAAGCTGCCGTCGCGGATCGAGGTCGTCGACGAGCTGCCGCTCACCGCCACCGGCAAGGTGCAGAAGGGCCGGCTTCGCGGGCTCGAGCGCCGACGGGTCCAGGGGCTGCTGGAGTGA
- a CDS encoding sigma-70 family RNA polymerase sigma factor, with protein MRSSDDLQHAFDEGMDALRRAVLAVLSPPLVTQPAGHVLLAETATPGAAPLPSPRHGPSGSSPVGDEDRATSSEVDGAERERLIALVELARAGDKEAFGLLYDHYHLSVYRFLYYRTRSQTLAEDLTSETFFRALRSMNNFRWQGKDFGAWLMTIARNLTTDHFKAGRTRLEMTTEDMTPHDDATEGPEDAVIAGLTNEVLLKALTELPTEQRECLIMRFLQGLSIAETALALDRSDGAVKQLQLRGVRNLAKLMPEGLRDT; from the coding sequence ATGCGGTCATCAGACGACCTTCAGCATGCCTTCGACGAGGGCATGGACGCGCTCCGGCGCGCGGTCCTCGCTGTCCTCTCCCCGCCCCTCGTCACCCAGCCCGCCGGCCACGTCCTGCTCGCCGAGACCGCCACGCCCGGCGCGGCGCCGCTGCCGTCCCCCCGGCACGGACCGTCCGGCTCGAGCCCGGTCGGCGACGAGGACCGGGCGACCTCGTCGGAGGTGGACGGGGCCGAGCGCGAGCGGCTGATCGCGCTGGTCGAGCTGGCCCGAGCCGGCGACAAGGAGGCGTTCGGCCTCCTCTACGACCACTACCACCTGTCGGTCTACCGCTTCCTCTACTACCGCACCCGCTCGCAGACGCTGGCCGAGGACCTCACCTCGGAGACGTTCTTCCGCGCGCTGCGGAGCATGAACAACTTCCGCTGGCAGGGCAAGGACTTCGGCGCCTGGCTGATGACCATCGCGCGCAACCTCACCACGGACCACTTCAAGGCGGGGCGCACCCGCCTGGAGATGACCACCGAGGACATGACGCCGCACGACGACGCCACCGAGGGCCCCGAGGACGCGGTGATCGCGGGGCTCACCAACGAGGTGCTGCTCAAGGCGCTCACCGAGCTGCCGACCGAGCAGCGCGAGTGCCTGATCATGCGCTTCCTGCAGGGCCTGTCGATCGCGGAGACCGCGCTGGCCCTCGACCGCTCCGACGGCGCCGTCAAGCAGCTGCAGCTGCGCGGCGTACGCAACCTGGCCAAGCTGATGCCGGAGGGGTTGAGAGACACGTGA
- a CDS encoding HAD family hydrolase, translated as MTPSERPRRLNLQQRSALAGEAAAASAEVENALLTPVDPTAAAFFDVDNTVMQGASIFHLARGLHRRQFFTTREIASAAWKQAYFRIVGVEDPEHVADARNSALSFIAGHTTAELEELGEEIFDEAMAHRIWPGTRALAQLHLDEGQRVWLVTAAPIEIASIIARRLGLTGAMGTVAEHVDGVYTGQLVGDLLHGPAKAEAIKALAAREGLDLSRCSAYSDSSNDLPMLSMVGDPCAINPDARLRAHARAHGWRIHDYRTGRKAARAGLVGAAVAGAVTGAVAAGVSVRGRGRSA; from the coding sequence GTGACTCCGTCCGAGCGACCGCGCCGCCTCAACCTGCAGCAGCGCTCGGCCCTCGCGGGCGAGGCCGCGGCGGCGTCGGCGGAGGTCGAGAACGCGCTCCTGACGCCCGTGGACCCCACCGCTGCGGCGTTCTTCGACGTCGACAACACGGTCATGCAGGGGGCGAGCATCTTCCACCTCGCCCGCGGCCTGCACCGCCGCCAGTTCTTCACCACGCGCGAGATCGCCTCGGCCGCCTGGAAGCAGGCCTACTTCCGCATCGTCGGCGTCGAGGACCCCGAGCACGTGGCCGACGCCCGCAACTCGGCGCTGTCCTTCATCGCCGGGCACACCACCGCCGAGCTCGAGGAGCTCGGCGAGGAGATCTTCGACGAGGCGATGGCGCACCGGATCTGGCCCGGCACCCGCGCCCTGGCCCAGCTGCACCTCGACGAGGGCCAGCGGGTGTGGCTCGTCACCGCCGCCCCGATCGAGATCGCCAGCATCATCGCGCGCCGCCTCGGGCTCACCGGCGCGATGGGCACCGTCGCCGAGCACGTCGACGGTGTCTACACCGGCCAGCTCGTCGGAGACCTCCTCCACGGTCCGGCCAAGGCCGAGGCGATCAAGGCACTGGCCGCCCGCGAGGGGCTCGACCTGTCCCGGTGCTCGGCCTACTCCGACTCCAGCAACGACCTCCCGATGCTGTCGATGGTCGGCGACCCCTGCGCGATCAACCCCGACGCCCGGCTCCGCGCCCATGCCCGCGCCCACGGCTGGCGGATCCACGACTACCGCACCGGTCGCAAGGCCGCCCGCGCCGGGCTGGTGGGCGCGGCCGTCGCAGGTGCGGTCACGGGGGCCGTCGCCGCGGGGGTCAGCGTCCGCGGGCGCGGCCGGTCCGCCTGA